A single window of Malus sylvestris chromosome 5, drMalSylv7.2, whole genome shotgun sequence DNA harbors:
- the LOC126622791 gene encoding uncharacterized protein LOC126622791, whose product MASNEVDFNCEMEKLKELDEEAYKWLKKRDPNMWARHRFSLKIKCDMLLNNLCECFNSWILAARDKPILTMLEMIKCKILRRLQVKRDLISKFEGPVCPKIQGKLEKNKTLSRRFKPVYCGSGVFQVGDSLVDQQSVNLWIKTCSCKRWELNGIPCMHAISAIFHNRQQGEEFVDEYYTPYAYLRAYSPVIYPVKGMKYWPQVKQTPVRPSMVKKQPGRPKKRRITRDPEIEKNKDPTKLDKKGSSKTCTKCWEKGHNRVGCKNQPREAPRGVYIDKRWAYQFHQDGSHGRGVNNNEGNEETHPTPPYQCSNVQQSGEVFVPQGNVTGESSRHTLNKKYARPSNLQVKKVTKKKKMVQLYRLPNQVLQSCQCKLSYYIPCFIFLTQLPTYTYIIRYNCLILTFAVSSTSKFCSTNHH is encoded by the exons ATGGCATCAAATGAAGTAGATTTTAATTGTGAGATGGAAAAATTGAAAGAGTTAGATGAAGAAGCTTATAAATGGTTGAAAAAGAGGGATCCAAATATGTGGGCTAGGCATAGGTTCAGTTTGAAGATCAAATGTGATATGTTGCTGAACAACTTGTGTGAGTGTTTCAATTCCTGGATTTTGGCTGCTAGGGATAAACCAATACTTACCATGCTTGAGATGATTAAGTGTAAAATACTGAGAAGGTTGCAAGTTAAGAGGGACTTGATTAGTAAATTTGAGGGTCCAGTTTGTCCCAAGATCCAAGGAAAGTTAGAGAAGAACAAAACTTTGTCTCGTAGATTCAAACCAGTGTATTGTGGCAGTGGAGTGTTCCAAGTGGGGGACTCATTGGTTGATCAACAATCGGTAAATTTGTGGATTAAAACTTGTAGTTGCAAGAGATGGGAGCTCAATGGAATACCATGTATGCACGCTATTTCTGCCATCTTCCACAATCGGCAACAAGGTGAAGAGTTTGTGGATGAATATTACACTCCATATGCTTATTTGAGGGCTTATTCCCCAGTCATATATCCTGTCAAGGGTATGAAGTATTGGCCACAAGTTAAACAAACACCTGTCCGACCTTCAATGGTTAAAAAGCAGCCTGGGAGACCTAAAAAAAGGAGAATAACAAGGGATCCTGAAATAGAAAAGAACAAAGATCCCACCAAATTGGATAAGAAGGGGAGTAGTAAAACATGTACAAAGTGTTGGGAGAAGGGACACAATAGAGTTGGATGCAAAAATCAACCTCGAGAAGCTCCACGTGGGGTTTATATAGACAAACGATGGGCTTATCAATTTCATCAAGATGGTAGTCATGGTAGGGGTGTGAACAACAATGAAGGTAATGAAGAAACTCATCCTACTCCTCCATATCAGTGCTCCAATGTCCAACAAAGTGGTGAAGTCTTTGTGCCTCAAGGGAATGTAACTGGAGAGTCATCTAGACATACTCTTAATAAGAAGTATGCAAGACCATCTAATTTACAA GTGAAGaaagttacaaaaaaaaaaaaaatggtacaactCTACAGACTTCCCAACCAAGTACTTCAATCCTGCCAATGTAAGTTATCCTATTACATTCCTTGCTTCATTTTCTTAACACAACTACCAACCTACACATATATTATTAGATACAATTGTTTAATACTTACATTTGCAGTTTCATCCACctcaaaattttgttcaacCAACCATCACTAG